A window from Marinagarivorans cellulosilyticus encodes these proteins:
- a CDS encoding methylglyoxal synthase: MEYIAAALPAKKTIALIAHDNKKPDLLSWVAKHKALLEHHHLCGTGTTGGKVATALGLQVKQFLSGPLGGDQQIGSKIAEGKIDCLIFFWDPFTQMPHDPDVKALLRLAAVWNIPIACNSASADLIISSPLFNSPLERMIPNYDSYKNKREQL, from the coding sequence ATGGAATATATTGCAGCTGCATTGCCCGCTAAAAAAACCATCGCACTGATTGCCCACGACAATAAAAAACCAGATTTATTAAGCTGGGTAGCTAAACATAAAGCGCTACTCGAACACCACCACTTATGCGGTACGGGCACCACTGGCGGCAAAGTCGCTACTGCGCTGGGCTTACAGGTTAAACAGTTTTTAAGTGGGCCGCTCGGCGGCGACCAACAAATTGGCAGTAAAATCGCAGAAGGGAAAATTGATTGCTTAATCTTTTTTTGGGACCCTTTCACTCAAATGCCCCACGACCCAGATGTAAAAGCCCTGTTGCGCTTAGCCGCCGTTTGGAATATTCCCATTGCCTGCAATAGCGCAAGCGCCGACCTGATTATTTCAAGCCCGCTATTTAATAGCCCGCTGGAGCGTATGATTCCCAATTACGACAGCTATAAAAACAAGCGCGAGCAACTTTAG
- the groL gene encoding chaperonin GroEL (60 kDa chaperone family; promotes refolding of misfolded polypeptides especially under stressful conditions; forms two stacked rings of heptamers to form a barrel-shaped 14mer; ends can be capped by GroES; misfolded proteins enter the barrel where they are refolded when GroES binds): MAAKEVLFGDSARQKMLKGVNVLADAVKATLGPKGRNVVLEKSFGAPTVTKDGVSVAKEIELKDKFENMGAQMVKEVASQASDEAGDGTTTATVLAQSIVNEGLKAVAAGMNPMDLKRGIDKAVIAAVAHIKEISKPCEDTKSIAQVGTISANSDTAVGDIIAEAMEKVGKEGVITVEEGSGLENELDLVEGMQFDRGYLSPYFINNQDSMSVEHDSPFLLLVDKKISNIRELLPVLEAVAKAGKPLVIVAEDVEGEALATLVVNNMRGIVKVSACKAPGFGDRRKAMLQDIATLTGATVISEEVGLDLETTTLEHLGQAKRVTMSKENTTIVDGAGNADEIKGRVSQIRAQIEDTSSDYDREKLQERVAKLAGGVAVVKVGAATEVEMKEKKARVEDALHATRAAVEEGVVPGGGTALIRAVASIVDLVGDNEDQNAGIAIARRAMEAPLRQIVANAGEEGSVVCDKVKSQNEATYGYNAGTGEYGDMIAMGILDPAKVTRTALQAAASIAGLMITTEAMVADAPEDKPAAAPDAGGMGGMGGMGGMM; the protein is encoded by the coding sequence ATGGCAGCTAAAGAAGTATTGTTTGGCGACAGCGCTCGTCAGAAAATGTTAAAAGGCGTGAACGTATTAGCGGACGCAGTAAAAGCAACTTTAGGCCCCAAAGGCCGTAACGTTGTATTAGAAAAATCTTTCGGCGCACCAACAGTCACCAAAGATGGTGTTTCTGTTGCTAAAGAGATCGAGCTTAAAGATAAGTTCGAAAACATGGGCGCGCAAATGGTTAAAGAAGTTGCATCACAAGCTTCAGACGAAGCGGGTGACGGCACAACCACAGCGACTGTTTTGGCTCAATCTATCGTTAACGAAGGCCTTAAAGCAGTAGCCGCTGGCATGAACCCGATGGATCTGAAGCGCGGCATCGACAAAGCAGTTATTGCAGCGGTTGCACACATCAAAGAAATTTCTAAGCCTTGTGAAGACACTAAGTCTATTGCACAGGTAGGTACTATCTCTGCAAACAGCGATACCGCTGTGGGTGACATCATTGCTGAAGCCATGGAAAAAGTGGGTAAAGAAGGTGTTATCACTGTAGAAGAAGGCAGCGGCCTTGAAAACGAACTCGACCTTGTTGAAGGTATGCAGTTTGATCGTGGCTACTTGTCGCCTTACTTCATTAACAACCAAGACAGCATGAGTGTAGAGCACGATTCGCCGTTCTTGCTTTTGGTTGATAAGAAAATCTCTAACATCCGCGAACTTCTTCCTGTATTGGAGGCTGTTGCTAAAGCTGGCAAGCCTTTGGTTATTGTTGCTGAAGATGTTGAAGGCGAAGCGTTGGCAACTTTGGTTGTTAACAACATGCGCGGTATTGTTAAAGTTTCTGCTTGTAAAGCGCCTGGTTTTGGTGACCGTCGTAAAGCGATGTTGCAAGATATTGCAACTTTGACTGGCGCTACTGTTATCAGTGAAGAAGTTGGCCTAGACCTAGAAACCACAACGCTTGAGCACCTTGGTCAAGCTAAGCGTGTAACTATGTCTAAAGAGAATACAACTATCGTTGATGGCGCTGGTAATGCAGACGAAATCAAGGGTCGCGTTTCTCAAATTCGCGCGCAAATCGAAGATACTTCTTCTGATTACGACCGTGAAAAACTTCAAGAGCGTGTTGCTAAATTAGCTGGCGGTGTAGCCGTTGTTAAAGTTGGCGCTGCAACTGAAGTCGAAATGAAAGAGAAAAAAGCACGTGTTGAAGATGCATTGCACGCAACACGCGCCGCTGTAGAAGAGGGCGTTGTGCCTGGCGGGGGTACTGCTTTGATTCGCGCTGTTGCTTCTATTGTTGACCTTGTTGGTGACAACGAAGATCAAAACGCGGGTATCGCTATTGCACGTCGTGCGATGGAAGCGCCTTTGCGTCAAATCGTAGCAAACGCTGGTGAAGAAGGCTCTGTTGTTTGTGACAAAGTGAAGTCACAAAACGAAGCGACTTATGGCTACAATGCCGGTACTGGTGAGTACGGTGACATGATCGCAATGGGTATTCTTGATCCTGCGAAAGTAACACGTACTGCGCTTCAAGCAGCGGCTTCTATTGCTGGCTTGATGATCACTACCGAAGCTATGGTTGCTGATGCACCTGAAGATAAGCCTGCAGCAGCTCCAGACGCTGGCGGCATGGGTGGTATGGGCGGCATGGGCGGCATGATGTAA
- a CDS encoding co-chaperone GroES has product MKIRPLHDRVVVRRKEEEKMSSGGIVLPGSATEKPNQGEVVAIGSGRVLDNGENRPLDVKVGDIVVFGKYAGTDTIEVDGEELIIISESDIKAVVEA; this is encoded by the coding sequence ATGAAAATTCGTCCCTTACACGATCGTGTTGTAGTGCGTCGCAAGGAAGAAGAAAAAATGAGCTCAGGCGGTATTGTGCTTCCTGGTTCAGCCACGGAAAAACCTAACCAAGGTGAAGTGGTTGCCATTGGTTCTGGCCGAGTGTTAGACAATGGCGAAAACCGTCCTCTTGACGTTAAAGTGGGTGACATTGTAGTTTTCGGCAAATACGCCGGTACAGACACCATTGAAGTTGATGGCGAAGAGCTGATCATTATCAGCGAGAGCGACATCAAGGCCGTTGTTGAAGCATAA
- a CDS encoding FxsA family protein, translating into MRGFLLFVVLLPVFDLALMGHLIGFWNTIFLVLGSAVIGFALIRYQGIAALNAGRAKLAAGQMPLSEMTTGLFLAFAGVLFIHPGFITDLLGLICLIPGVRQLMASWALVRFSKGGRNPFESQETILEGEFEEVRPRDAAHIEQHESKKN; encoded by the coding sequence ATGCGTGGGTTTTTACTGTTTGTGGTGTTATTGCCGGTTTTTGACCTGGCCCTAATGGGACACTTAATTGGCTTTTGGAATACCATTTTTCTTGTCTTGGGCTCTGCCGTTATAGGCTTTGCGTTGATTCGCTATCAAGGTATAGCGGCGTTGAATGCAGGCCGGGCCAAACTTGCCGCTGGGCAAATGCCTTTATCGGAAATGACAACGGGGTTGTTTTTGGCGTTTGCTGGCGTGCTGTTTATTCACCCTGGCTTTATTACAGATTTGCTGGGGCTCATTTGTTTGATTCCTGGTGTGCGTCAACTGATGGCAAGTTGGGCTTTGGTGCGTTTTTCGAAAGGAGGGCGCAACCCCTTCGAGTCGCAAGAGACAATCCTTGAGGGGGAGTTCGAGGAAGTTAGGCCCCGAGATGCAGCGCACATTGAGCAACACGAATCGAAAAAAAACTAA
- a CDS encoding DUF481 domain-containing protein, giving the protein MKLILGIASSLLAASAMAGQIELKNGDKIGGQLKSVHGEKLVWKADKVGEVTVQKADIQNITLPEPVKLRGYDEPCQLTEFAGGMVRFNCAEEAKEYSLLSLHDVVPFSSYEDSLHSYSGKLTLVGTEKSGNVESSDWLAASQVKLRINDFRHDFELRYTGEYLKVETEEGQAPVRSSVSEYYKGFYGVNWFFKPRWYLLGDLTAEKDDAKQISERYVLGLGSGFQWWESDITALKLEASLLETKEHYDLSAADIALGTEGRKEFSSGRIAVDFRYLFARDIAFFHRSNVSQNLDDSDDWRANADTGLSAPLGFGISASLLMTYDYLNQPQEGVEKSDTTYRVGVTYKW; this is encoded by the coding sequence GTGAAGTTAATTTTAGGTATTGCATCGAGCTTATTAGCTGCATCTGCTATGGCTGGTCAAATTGAATTGAAAAATGGTGACAAAATAGGTGGCCAATTAAAATCTGTACACGGTGAAAAGCTCGTGTGGAAGGCCGATAAAGTGGGTGAAGTGACTGTCCAAAAAGCGGACATTCAAAACATCACCTTACCGGAGCCGGTAAAACTGCGCGGCTACGACGAGCCTTGCCAGCTAACCGAATTCGCCGGCGGTATGGTTCGTTTTAACTGTGCTGAAGAAGCAAAAGAGTATTCTCTATTAAGTTTGCACGATGTTGTGCCTTTTTCGTCTTATGAAGATTCCCTGCACAGCTACAGCGGCAAGCTAACACTGGTTGGTACTGAAAAAAGCGGTAACGTTGAATCGAGCGACTGGTTGGCTGCATCGCAGGTTAAGTTGCGCATCAACGACTTTAGGCACGATTTTGAATTGCGCTACACCGGTGAATATTTAAAGGTTGAAACCGAAGAGGGGCAGGCCCCAGTGAGAAGCAGCGTGAGTGAATACTACAAAGGTTTTTATGGTGTTAACTGGTTCTTTAAGCCGCGCTGGTATTTGTTGGGTGATTTAACCGCCGAAAAAGATGATGCCAAACAAATTTCAGAGCGCTATGTGCTTGGTCTGGGTTCGGGTTTCCAGTGGTGGGAATCGGATATTACCGCGCTTAAATTGGAGGCCAGCTTACTAGAGACCAAAGAGCACTACGACCTAAGCGCTGCCGATATCGCTTTGGGCACTGAAGGCCGCAAAGAGTTTTCTTCTGGCCGTATTGCTGTTGATTTTCGCTATTTGTTTGCTCGCGATATTGCCTTTTTTCACCGCAGCAATGTATCGCAAAACCTAGACGACAGCGATGATTGGCGTGCTAATGCTGATACGGGCTTATCGGCTCCATTGGGCTTTGGTATATCGGCGAGCTTACTAATGACATACGATTACTTGAATCAGCCTCAAGAAGGCGTTGAGAAATCTGATACCACTTACCGTGTGGGTGTTACCTATAAGTGGTAG
- a CDS encoding MFS transporter has product MLTTFKTANIYLDRRIISIFLLGIISGLPWVMIGSALTLWLQEAGLSRSSIGFAGLIFAVYSINFLWAPLVDRFSLARVLGTRNKTGNKQSWIITCQIIIACCCLSMSLFAPTDAAKTLILIALILACASATQDIAIDAYRVQSFKPQEKALISAGAAAATGGWWTGYAAIGFIPLALSDVGWSWPSLYLLLATITAITTVLCILMPAAQTTTSQPEAAALLLPQCRSKIHQKALLLLMALPWCIAIWAVGGWGIPAGFKQSQGFIPVIIAIEIFLAGFLLHTLSQLPSQGLSHAASFNEKLLANTYHTLILPLRDFFMRNGPAIAISLLGFIFLFKIGEAFLGRMSIVFYKEIGFSKTQIATYSKMLTWLVTMACVIPCGILNARLGLLKGLMVSGLFMAASNLMFCLLAIAGPVEWLYFVTVVIDGFTSAWATVAFVAFISHLCSHQFSATQYALLASLGNLGRTLLASNSGLLVDIFNGDWALFFAITALMVTPSLVLLWRLRFKLLTLRND; this is encoded by the coding sequence GTGCTCACAACGTTTAAAACAGCAAATATTTATTTAGATCGCCGCATCATTAGTATCTTTTTACTCGGCATTATTAGCGGTCTCCCGTGGGTAATGATTGGCTCTGCGCTAACACTTTGGCTGCAAGAAGCCGGGTTAAGCCGCAGCAGCATCGGTTTTGCCGGTCTAATATTTGCCGTCTACTCCATCAACTTTTTATGGGCGCCGCTGGTCGATCGTTTTTCACTTGCTCGCGTACTGGGTACGCGCAACAAAACCGGCAATAAGCAAAGCTGGATTATTACCTGTCAAATTATTATTGCCTGTTGCTGTTTAAGCATGAGCCTTTTTGCCCCAACAGATGCAGCCAAGACACTCATCCTTATTGCCTTAATACTCGCTTGCGCCTCTGCGACGCAAGACATCGCCATTGATGCCTACCGAGTACAAAGCTTTAAACCGCAAGAAAAAGCCTTAATTTCTGCCGGTGCCGCGGCCGCTACCGGCGGCTGGTGGACAGGTTACGCGGCTATTGGCTTTATTCCCTTGGCACTATCGGATGTCGGCTGGAGCTGGCCAAGCTTATACCTGCTACTAGCCACAATTACCGCGATCACAACAGTGCTATGCATTTTAATGCCCGCCGCCCAAACTACGACATCTCAACCTGAAGCAGCAGCATTGCTACTGCCCCAGTGTCGCTCAAAAATTCACCAAAAGGCTCTACTCCTATTAATGGCCCTGCCATGGTGCATTGCCATCTGGGCTGTTGGTGGCTGGGGTATTCCCGCAGGCTTTAAGCAATCACAAGGGTTTATCCCGGTAATTATCGCTATCGAGATTTTTCTTGCTGGCTTTTTGCTGCACACCCTTAGCCAGCTTCCCAGCCAAGGGTTATCACATGCCGCTTCATTTAATGAAAAACTACTCGCCAACACTTACCACACCCTTATTCTGCCGCTGCGCGACTTTTTTATGCGCAACGGCCCGGCCATTGCCATTAGCTTGCTGGGGTTTATTTTTCTATTCAAAATTGGCGAAGCATTTTTAGGCCGAATGTCGATAGTGTTTTACAAAGAAATTGGCTTTAGCAAAACACAAATAGCCACCTATTCTAAAATGCTCACATGGCTTGTAACCATGGCTTGCGTAATCCCCTGCGGCATACTTAATGCTCGCCTAGGTTTACTAAAAGGCCTAATGGTTAGCGGCCTGTTTATGGCTGCGAGCAACTTAATGTTTTGCCTGCTAGCCATCGCTGGGCCCGTTGAATGGCTCTATTTTGTCACTGTCGTTATTGATGGTTTCACCAGTGCTTGGGCAACGGTTGCTTTTGTGGCCTTTATTTCACATCTTTGTAGCCACCAATTTTCGGCAACGCAATACGCACTCTTGGCCTCGCTTGGCAATCTAGGGAGGACACTATTAGCCAGCAATAGCGGCTTATTAGTCGATATTTTCAACGGTGACTGGGCGCTCTTTTTCGCCATTACGGCCTTAATGGTTACCCCTAGCCTTGTGCTGCTTTGGCGGCTACGCTTCAAGTTGCTAACGCTGCGAAACGACTGA
- a CDS encoding LemA family protein, with the protein MGTSGLITLGVVVIFALYVIYLYNQLVKLKNQFENGFSQIEVQLKRRYDLIPNLVETAKAYLKHESETLEAVVKARNAAASELSAAGKNPGDGSHIHALAGAEQILGQAMGRFNMVMEAYPDLKASTNMQQLTEELSSTENRVSFARQAFNDAVMAYNIFRESFPTVIFASMFGHNQKAALLEFEDSAAIAEAPKVSF; encoded by the coding sequence ATGGGCACCTCAGGCTTGATAACTCTTGGCGTTGTTGTGATTTTTGCACTTTACGTCATCTACCTATACAACCAACTGGTCAAACTAAAAAACCAATTTGAAAATGGCTTTTCCCAGATCGAAGTCCAGCTTAAGCGCCGTTACGACCTAATCCCTAACCTTGTCGAAACCGCTAAGGCCTACCTTAAGCACGAAAGCGAAACCTTAGAGGCAGTAGTAAAAGCACGTAATGCGGCAGCCTCCGAGCTTAGCGCGGCAGGTAAAAACCCCGGTGATGGCAGCCACATTCATGCGCTTGCCGGTGCAGAGCAAATATTGGGGCAAGCCATGGGCCGATTTAACATGGTAATGGAGGCATACCCCGACCTTAAAGCCAGCACCAACATGCAACAATTAACCGAAGAACTATCATCTACCGAAAACCGCGTTAGTTTTGCACGCCAGGCGTTTAACGATGCCGTTATGGCTTACAACATTTTTCGCGAAAGCTTCCCTACTGTTATTTTTGCCAGCATGTTTGGCCATAATCAAAAAGCCGCCTTATTAGAATTTGAAGACAGCGCCGCCATTGCAGAAGCGCCTAAAGTGTCTTTTTAA
- a CDS encoding M48 family metallopeptidase: protein MNFFEHQDKARRQTTRLVLLLALAVTAVALFTAIVVSGVVSYFQTQTAMGTQWTNLDYLTTLFTSPVFAWSALGTLTVILLGSAYKSFQLGGNGIEVALSMNAKHVHPETDNPQHKQFFNIVTEMALASGNPVPKVFVIPGQGINAFAAGFNRHQTVVAATEGALEQLTRDELQGVVAHEFSHINFGDVKINMRLVALLHGILLIGLIGQHMVGGSMFGRRRYHSSRSRSDNKSAGVGLALMAIGYAGTFCGNIIKAAVSRQREYLADASAVQFTRNPEGIANALKKIARGPADAGIDAENAEQYSHFYFSSLHARFFSRLFSTHPDIEERISRLGHSLDASASGSNKHQQFSNTATDSTMDNTVGFAGSNGSATAHTMTAAQAGDALVNCVGQPSAQNLNAAKAHIKQLPSALIEASHNAFSARALIYGLIIANTPKAFHEAQHNHLGNNAHPATVKALANLLPAIYPLSQSDCYNLLLMAESALQDQSATQAGVFKSCAKALIEADKQLSLFEWCIYRLAIAPFKASLSGNKKLSDCAQALGVLFYYAASHTNAAERIQLLNNVNTILAVNLTPPEAVSLKKLDAALTELSQLKPLSKPALLKALVACIKSDGTITDDEITLLRMVALVLDCPVPDIKL, encoded by the coding sequence ATGAACTTTTTTGAACATCAAGATAAAGCCCGACGCCAAACCACTCGCCTTGTGCTGCTGCTCGCTTTAGCGGTAACCGCCGTTGCATTATTTACGGCCATTGTCGTATCTGGCGTTGTCTCTTATTTTCAAACACAAACCGCAATGGGCACCCAATGGACAAACCTAGACTACTTAACCACCTTATTTACCAGCCCTGTTTTCGCCTGGTCCGCACTGGGGACATTAACAGTAATACTATTAGGCAGCGCCTATAAAAGCTTTCAGCTTGGCGGCAACGGTATTGAAGTCGCACTGTCTATGAACGCCAAACACGTTCACCCCGAAACCGACAACCCGCAACACAAACAGTTTTTTAATATAGTGACCGAAATGGCGCTAGCATCTGGCAACCCTGTGCCTAAGGTTTTTGTAATCCCCGGCCAAGGCATTAATGCATTCGCCGCGGGGTTTAATCGCCACCAAACTGTTGTTGCTGCTACTGAAGGCGCGCTGGAGCAGCTTACCCGCGACGAATTACAAGGTGTTGTTGCCCATGAATTTAGCCATATCAACTTTGGCGATGTGAAAATCAATATGCGCCTTGTTGCGCTATTACACGGCATTTTATTAATTGGTCTGATAGGCCAACACATGGTGGGCGGCTCTATGTTTGGCCGCCGGCGGTATCACAGCAGTAGGTCACGCTCGGATAATAAATCAGCAGGGGTTGGGCTTGCGTTAATGGCCATAGGTTATGCCGGCACTTTTTGTGGCAATATAATTAAAGCCGCCGTTAGTCGCCAGCGCGAGTACCTAGCCGATGCCAGCGCCGTGCAATTTACCCGCAACCCCGAGGGCATAGCCAATGCTTTAAAAAAAATCGCGCGCGGACCAGCTGATGCCGGCATTGATGCTGAAAATGCCGAGCAGTATAGTCACTTCTATTTTTCAAGCTTGCATGCACGTTTTTTTAGCCGCCTCTTTTCCACTCACCCCGATATTGAAGAGCGCATAAGCCGGCTTGGTCACTCGTTAGATGCAAGCGCTTCTGGCAGCAACAAACACCAACAATTCAGTAACACCGCAACCGACAGTACCATGGACAATACAGTGGGCTTTGCCGGATCAAATGGCAGCGCTACTGCGCATACCATGACGGCAGCACAAGCCGGCGATGCACTGGTCAATTGTGTGGGCCAACCGTCTGCACAAAACCTTAACGCCGCCAAAGCCCATATCAAACAGCTACCTAGCGCGTTAATTGAAGCTAGCCATAACGCATTCAGTGCCCGCGCCTTAATTTACGGGCTGATCATCGCTAACACCCCCAAAGCGTTTCATGAAGCACAACATAACCACCTAGGTAACAATGCACACCCAGCAACCGTTAAAGCCCTAGCCAATTTGTTGCCGGCAATATACCCCCTTAGCCAAAGCGATTGTTACAACCTTTTATTAATGGCAGAAAGTGCGCTGCAAGATCAATCCGCTACGCAAGCCGGTGTTTTTAAATCCTGCGCTAAAGCGCTGATTGAAGCAGATAAACAACTTTCGTTATTTGAGTGGTGTATTTACCGATTAGCCATTGCACCTTTTAAGGCAAGCTTAAGCGGTAATAAGAAGCTGAGTGACTGCGCACAAGCGCTGGGCGTTCTATTTTACTATGCCGCCAGCCATACCAATGCTGCCGAGCGCATACAATTATTGAATAATGTAAATACTATTTTAGCGGTCAACCTAACACCCCCAGAAGCTGTATCGCTAAAAAAATTAGACGCGGCGCTCACCGAACTAAGTCAACTTAAACCGCTTAGCAAACCGGCATTACTGAAAGCTTTAGTGGCCTGCATAAAAAGTGATGGCACCATTACCGACGATGAAATTACATTACTGCGCATGGTCGCATTAGTGCTCGATTGCCCTGTACCTGATATCAAGCTGTAA